The following is a genomic window from Micrococcus cohnii.
GCCTCCCTCGGCTCCGACCCGCGTGTCGAGTCCGGCCGGGCTCGCCTCGAGCCACTCGTCGAGACCGACGAGGGCGAGGCAGTGCCGCATCTGTGCTTCGCTCGGCGGATCATGCCGCGGCCGGGCCAGGGACAGGTTGCCCCGCACGGTCGAGTCGAAGACGAGAGCCTCCTGGGGCGTCCAGGCCACACGGGCCAGCAGGCGCGGTGACGGCATGGCGCCGACCTCTCCGCCGACCTCGCCGCCGCGCCTGCGCTGCGCCGTCTCGGTGAGCAGCTGGTACTGACCGGCACGAGGGGTGAGGAATCCGAGCACCACCGCCAGCAGGGTGGACTTGCCCGCACCGGATGGTCCGGTCACCACGACCCGGTCGCCGCGACGGGCCGACAGGTCCACGCCCCGCAGCACGTCCGGACCGTCCCCGTATCCCGCACGCACCCCGCGCAGGCGCAGCATCTGCACCGGCTCGGCGGCCGAGGTCGCTGCCCGTTCCGACCCTGACGGCCACGGGCCCGGGCCGAGCTCCGCAGGGGTGGACGCGCTCGCGATGGACGCAGCGGACCGGGCGGGCTCGGCCGTCGCCGACAAGAGCACCGCCGCGTCACGGGCACGTGAGCGCAGGACGGGCACCTGGGCCGCGGCGGTGGCAAGCGCCCCGAACGGCTCAGCCATGGAGAGGGCCAGCACCACGACGAACGCCGTGACAGCGGCATCGAGTCCGTGCAGATGGGCGGCCCATGCTGCGGCACCGGCTGCGGCCCCGGCCGCGAGCACCGCGAACGCCCGCCCCACACCCACGGCCCCGGCGGCGCGGCGGGCGGGCCGGTGCGCGAGCCGATCGATGCGGTCGATCTGCTCGAGCGCCGTCGCTGAGCGGTGCAGGCCCGCGGTGTCGGCGGCGGCGCGCATCTGACGCACGACGACGGTCAGCAGCCGGGCCCGGTGCTGCCCGGCCCGCGCGCTGTCGGCCGCGCCGCCGAGCACGACGATCGCCGGGACCAGCAGCAGTCCCAGCAGCGAGGGCAGCAGGACCGCTGGCAGCAGTTCGGGGGCGAGCAGTCCGGTCAGCGCCAGAGCGCACCCGATGGCCGTGACCGCGGCCGGCACCGGCACGAGCACGCGGGCCGCAGCGGTGCGCGCGGCGTCGACGTCCGCGACCAGCGCGGCCAGCGCCCCACCACCGCGGGTGAGCCGACTGAAGTCCACGACACGCTCGCCGAGGGAGTCCCACAGTCGCAACCGCAGCGCATCCGCCCAGGACAACAGCGCGGCATGCGTCGCCAGCCGTTCGCGATACCGGCACACCGCCCTCGAGAGTCCGGCGGCCCGGACCAGCACGATCACCGAGAGCAGGTGGAGGATGGGGGGCTGCCAGCTCGCCTGGACGATCAACCAGCCGGAGAGACCGGCCAGCAGGGCAGCACTCAGGTGCGTGGCAGCGCCCCAGGCGATCGGGCCGACCAGCTGCCCCGGAGGCGGCAGGACCGCACCGACGGCACGCCGCCCGGCCACTCGCCCGGGCGGCCTGCCTCCGCCGGTGCCGTGCTGCGCGCTCGAGGCAGGGGCCTCGGGCGGTGAGACATCGAACTCGGGCACGACGACGTCCGCCTGCCTCGTCTCGCCCGGCGCCGCTGCCTGCTGTCCGAGACCATGTTCGCCGAGCGGGTCGACAGCGGCGGGGCCACCGGTGTCGGCCGATCGGGCCGACGCGGCGAGCAGCGGGTCATGCGAGGCCGCGAGCACGCAGATCGGCGGCAGCTCCAGCCCCGGCACGGTTCCCGCGGCCATCCCCGCCACGGTGCCGCGCACGTGACGCGCACTGGTCTCGTCCAGATGCGCGGTCGGTTCGTCGAGCAGCACCAGGTGGGTCGCTCCGGGCCGTGTCGTCCCCCGAGCGGCGTCATCGAGGGCGCCGAGGAGTCGGGCCAGGGCGAGCCGTCGACGCTGTCCGGGGCTGAGCTCGTCGACGAGACGATCGAGAATCCGCGCGCGGGCGCCGCTGGCCTCCGCGCGCCCGAAGGCGTCCGCCTCGTC
Proteins encoded in this region:
- the cydC gene encoding thiol reductant ABC exporter subunit CydC; translated protein: MTADAPVHETPRRQRVDLDPHRRSPWPTLPSERALLRRLLGWAGLRALGWIVLAEAVAGAIALLAGLQSAPDASGLGELVTGGARSPQAAALESLMPLVWLGTVGLVLRAAAEAGVQAAGVRTSLRVRSQLRRAYLEPRLAGAAAAPDDVGREAVLLTHGLDGVEGQHTQVLPALAAAAVVPVSLIAWTAYRDPVSALVLVVTLPLVPAFMILIGRHTQDRIQQAAEGLDRLSGHLSELARGLPVLVGLRRAGAQRDALAAVARRHRDATLGTLRTAFVSGMALELIASLSVAVTAVLIGVRLVDGSLSLHAGLVVLVLAGEVYLPLRELGGAYHAAEDGQHARHRIETATDPAPSWSEQLRSLSEDPDVVVHVRGVHVRHGRQTASVRCPDVRLAPQEVRVLSGASGSGKSTLLHLLGGRLRAETVTAQGPLVMPPSEQVWWVCQHPQFAAETVQQELAAFGTRRPGAQVAALHAVGLLEADEADEADAFGRAEASGARARILDRLVDELSPGQRRRLALARLLGALDDAARGTTRPGATHLVLLDEPTAHLDETSARHVRGTVAGMAAGTVPGLELPPICVLAASHDPLLAASARSADTGGPAAVDPLGEHGLGQQAAAPGETRQADVVVPEFDVSPPEAPASSAQHGTGGGRPPGRVAGRRAVGAVLPPPGQLVGPIAWGAATHLSAALLAGLSGWLIVQASWQPPILHLLSVIVLVRAAGLSRAVCRYRERLATHAALLSWADALRLRLWDSLGERVVDFSRLTRGGGALAALVADVDAARTAAARVLVPVPAAVTAIGCALALTGLLAPELLPAVLLPSLLGLLLVPAIVVLGGAADSARAGQHRARLLTVVVRQMRAAADTAGLHRSATALEQIDRIDRLAHRPARRAAGAVGVGRAFAVLAAGAAAGAAAWAAHLHGLDAAVTAFVVVLALSMAEPFGALATAAAQVPVLRSRARDAAVLLSATAEPARSAASIASASTPAELGPGPWPSGSERAATSAAEPVQMLRLRGVRAGYGDGPDVLRGVDLSARRGDRVVVTGPSGAGKSTLLAVVLGFLTPRAGQYQLLTETAQRRRGGEVGGEVGAMPSPRLLARVAWTPQEALVFDSTVRGNLSLARPRHDPPSEAQMRHCLALVGLDEWLEASPAGLDTRVGAEGGRLSGGQRQRLAVARCLVAGADVVLLDEPTAHLGRGEGRELMAQLREGLADTVCLVVTHDESLAGPTDQRLSLPASSQGRNSRVSPGSTR